The following are encoded together in the Glycine max cultivar Williams 82 chromosome 8, Glycine_max_v4.0, whole genome shotgun sequence genome:
- the LOC102662917 gene encoding protein MAIN-LIKE 1-like, producing the protein MSDGFCGTHLQIMVRTRGLGRALGQRVTVTADHVDEPVIPDPDVQDDPMEALAAVEDIHADIPADAGIEAAEDQPQGFPGGPSDPSVLTTYADHVACSVWTGEERPELKLSSHGRKVHSLGWPVPAIEGLIAGTGLSPLIGCSVDTGDRGLLSVFVERWHRETSSFHLPVGELTITLDDVSSLLHLPVIGDFHAFEPLHVDDAVQMLVDLLMVSPESAWAETVQCRGPYSATNVHVVYLEALRDLNMTDRYAWGVAALVHMYDQLNDASMSHSRQLGGYITLLQCWIYEHFSSVAESTADQDYDETSPRACKWIATKKTVKSIRTPSYRERLDRLRIPDVCWIPYGEHWEVRDFHVRSCYSGLLRWGPVAVYYRPERVVRQFGYTQTIPAPPVDSWVLYDDIHDRWMHYEDHIVPAGEVYVVPGACSSDYIDWFFRISHPFMTPGHTIDPLPHGHAPQPRVVPQAPQTDIPRVPESGASSTSAEEPRHAVEVCDDIVKRLERHLSLGVVTLGSSTHEVIEECLRLARSVTQDHLVYVRCRHRRRTDQA; encoded by the exons atgagtgATGGATTTTGCGGTactcatttgcagatcatggttaggaccAGAGGATTAGGTCGTGCCTTAGGTCAG CGAGTCACTGTGACTGCGGATCACGTCGATGAGCCAGTCATCCCTGACCCAGACGTTCAGGATGACCCGATGGAGGCACTAGCTGCTGTGGAGGACATTCATGCGGACATTCCTGCGGACGCAGGCATAGAGGCGGCTGAGGATCAGCCTCAGGGATTTCCGGGTGGTCCGAGCGACCCATCTGTGCTGACAACGTATGCGGATCACGTTGCTTGCAGCGTATGGACGGGAGAg gagcgtcctgaattgaagttatcCTCGCATGGGAGGAAGGTCCATAGTTTAGGCTGGCCTGTCCCTGCCATTGAGGGACTTATCGCTGGTACAGGACTAAGTCCTCTGATCGGGTGTTCGGTAGACACCGGCGATCGGGGACTTTTGTCCGTGTTTGTGGAGCGGTGGCACCGGGAGACGTCTAGTTTCCATCTCCCGGTGGGTGAGCTCACCATCACATTGGACGACGTCTCCTCTCTTCTCCATCTTCCCGTTATAGGCGACTTTCACGCATTTGAGCCCTTGCACGTGGATGATGCGGTTCAGATGTTGGTGGACTTGCTGATGGTGTCTCCAGAGTCTGCTTGGGCTGAGACAGTCCAGTGTCGTGGACCGTAC agtgcaaccaatgTCCATGTTGTCTACTTGGAGGCCCTTCGGGACCTCAATATGACAGATAGGTACGCTTGGGGAGTGGCTGCTTTGGTTCATATGTACGACCAACTAAACGATGCATCCATGAGCCACAGTCGACAGCTTGGCGGTTACATCACACTGCTGCAg TGCTGGATTTACGAGCACTTTTCCTCAGTTGCGGAGTCCACCGCTGATCAGGACTACGACGAGACTTCTCCGCGTGCGTGCAAGTGGATTGCGACGAAGAAGACCGTGAAGAGCATTCGCACGCCGTCGTATAGGGAGCGCCTGGACCGACTCCGGATTCCGGATGTCTGTTGGATCCCGTATGGGGAGCATTGGGAGGTCCGAGACTTCCACGTCAGATCATGCTACTCCGGTCTCTTGCGCTGGGGGCCTGTTGCTGTGTATTACCGACCGGAGAGGGTCGTGCGGCAGTTTGGTTACACACAGACCATTCCTGCTCCTCCTGTCGATTCATGGGTCTTGTATGATGATATACAcgacaggtggatgcactacGAGGATCATATCGTACCTGCAGGTGAGGTGTACGTGGTGCCAGGGGCGTGTTCCAGTGACTACATCGACTGGTTCTTCCGCATCTCCcatcctttcatgacaccaGGCCACACAATAGATCCTCTGCCTCATGGTCACGCCCCGCAGCCCCGAGTCGTCCCTCAGGCCCCGCAGACAGATATCCCTCGTGTGCCGGAGTCAGGAGCATCGTCGACATCTGCGGAGGAGCCCAGACATGCAGTG GAAGTTTGTGATGACATTGTTAAGCGGTTGGAGCGCCATCTGAGTCTAGGGGTGGTCACGCTTGGCTCATCGACACATGAGGTGATCGAAGAATGCCTCAGATTGGCCAGGAGTGTCACGCAGGACCATCTAGTATACGTTAGGTGTAGACACAGGCGGCGCACTGATCAGGCTTAG